The Solanum dulcamara chromosome 6, daSolDulc1.2, whole genome shotgun sequence genome contains the following window.
CCATCAAAGATTCCTCTCGATACCCCAAGAACTCGACAATTGCTTTTCTAATGCAACTAGCTGTCATGTCCCACATGTTGTTCACATCCCCGCCACTACTCCAAGCCCAGACCATTCAACTTCTCCCCCATCTCCCGAGAAAAGGCGGGAGTTAGGCCCCCCATCTGATCCTCGGTCGATCATAAAAGGGTCTTCTTTTTCCTATCCCTCTTAATCTCcaagtccatcaccaaaagcttatgttgGGTGGTAAtatttttactcaaaataaCCTTACAATCCTTACAAAGGCCTCTATCACCCTTCCAAAGGAGTAAGTAGTCAATCTGAGTCCTAGCTACCATACTACTAAAGGTGACCAATTGATTATCCCTCTTCAAAAAACACGAATTAACAATAACAACCTCAAAAGCTTTAGCAAACTTCAAGAGATAAACACCGCCGCCATTTCTTTACCCAAAACCAAGGCCTCCATGGACATCATCAAAACCATTAGAAGTTGTACCGATATGACCATTGAAATCTCCACCAATGAAAATCTTTTCGGTACTAGGTATACCTCTCACTACTTCAttcaaatcctcccaaaagagcCTTTTGACTTCATCATCCAGACCCACATGAGGTGCATACGCACTAACAACGTTCACAAAAAGCCTGCTTATAACTAGCTTAATAAACATCATCCTATCACTAATCCTCTTTACCTCTATCACACATTCCTTAAGGTCCACGTCGACTAGAATACCTACTCCATTCCTATGCCTTAAGTCTCCTGAGTACCATAATTTAAATCCGTCCACATCCCGAGCTTTGGAACCTGCCCATCTAGTCTCCTGaacacaggctatattaatctttctcctcTTAAGACTTTTCACTAGCTCTAT
Protein-coding sequences here:
- the LOC129892726 gene encoding uncharacterized protein LOC129892726, translating into MGFRKLRVGSWNIGSLIGKSIELVKSLKRRKINIACVQETRWAGSKARDVDGFKLWYSGDLRHRNGVGILVDVDLKECVIEVKRISDRMMFIKLVISRLFVNVVSAYAPHVGLDDEVKRLFWEDLNEVVRGIPSTEKIFIGGDFNGHIGTTSNGFDDVHGGLGFG